A genomic stretch from Ureibacillus composti includes:
- a CDS encoding amidohydrolase, with translation MKTKLMEMLEARKDEMIEIRRHLHENPEISFKEEKTAKYILDFYKGKDVEVQSNVGNGYGIVVTIKGGKPGKNIGLRADFDALPINEEADVPFKSKNEGVMHACGHDGHTAYLLVLADCLIQLKDEIPGTIKIIHQHAEEVPPGGAKSIVESGVLDDLDNVFGIHLLPIGPSGFVGYNSGFAFNGRAYLKLKIQGRGGHGSSPHLANDAIVAGAHFVTAVQTVISRRLSPFDIGVITIGSFDGKGTFNVIKDSVELEGDIRYMTLDTKARIEEEVRRLVKGLEVEFDVTCELTYENDYPPLYNNPELTEKVAEFLRNANDDAITEVKEIPPMSPSEDFAYYAEKFPSTFFYIGCTPKGVEKPYFNHHPKFDIDEDALQVAAKAVGHVVCGYYELD, from the coding sequence TTGAAAACAAAATTAATGGAAATGCTTGAAGCTCGTAAAGACGAAATGATTGAAATTCGCAGACATCTACATGAAAATCCAGAGATCTCTTTTAAAGAAGAAAAAACAGCAAAATATATTCTTGATTTTTATAAAGGAAAAGACGTTGAAGTGCAGTCAAATGTAGGGAATGGATATGGAATTGTTGTGACAATTAAAGGCGGTAAACCAGGGAAAAATATTGGTCTCCGAGCTGATTTCGATGCACTTCCGATTAATGAGGAAGCAGATGTACCTTTTAAATCAAAAAATGAGGGTGTCATGCATGCATGTGGTCATGATGGTCATACCGCATACTTACTTGTGTTAGCAGATTGTTTAATCCAATTAAAAGACGAAATACCAGGTACAATTAAAATCATTCACCAACATGCAGAAGAGGTACCACCAGGTGGAGCGAAAAGTATCGTAGAATCAGGTGTTCTTGATGATCTAGATAATGTTTTTGGTATACATCTTTTACCAATAGGACCATCTGGTTTTGTCGGTTATAATTCAGGTTTTGCCTTTAATGGTCGAGCATATTTGAAATTAAAAATTCAAGGTAGAGGTGGGCATGGCTCTTCTCCGCATTTGGCGAATGATGCAATTGTGGCAGGTGCTCATTTTGTTACAGCAGTTCAAACGGTAATCAGCCGTCGCCTAAGTCCATTTGATATTGGGGTTATTACAATTGGTTCGTTTGATGGAAAAGGAACATTTAATGTTATTAAAGATAGTGTTGAACTTGAAGGTGACATTCGCTATATGACACTAGATACAAAAGCAAGAATTGAAGAAGAAGTAAGAAGACTTGTAAAAGGTTTAGAAGTGGAATTTGATGTTACTTGTGAATTAACGTATGAAAATGACTATCCACCATTGTATAACAATCCAGAATTAACAGAAAAAGTTGCTGAATTTTTAAGAAATGCAAATGATGATGCGATTACAGAAGTTAAGGAAATCCCACCAATGTCGCCATCTGAAGATTTTGCCTATTATGCTGAGAAGTTCCCTTCAACTTTCTTCTACATTGGTTGTACACCTAAAGGCGTGGAAAAACCTTATTTCAATCATCATCCTAAATTTGATATCGATGAAGATGCTCTTCAAGTTGCTGCAAAAGCAGTCGGCCATGTTGTTTGTGGTTATTATGAATTAGACTAA
- a CDS encoding anti-sigma factor produces MSTCPEYIVDYMHEYLDGDISREHEQQLKKHLQMCSDCQQHMHQLSDTIAFVKSAAHISAPPHFENEVMNRLPKRLHGVGVQKWIRRHPLFIAAAVFFLFMSVTLLGNYPNDNQFSVTKQPNLVVEGETVIVPAGEVVKGDIVVKNGDIVIEGEVDGNVTVINGEYMASTAVVTGQIEEVDEVFEWIWYEMKSMANDFMSLFDSGEKTDE; encoded by the coding sequence ATGAGTACGTGTCCAGAATATATTGTTGACTATATGCACGAATACTTAGATGGCGATATTAGTCGTGAACATGAACAGCAATTGAAAAAACATTTACAAATGTGCTCTGATTGCCAACAACATATGCATCAACTTAGTGACACAATTGCTTTTGTAAAGAGCGCAGCGCATATTTCCGCACCTCCACATTTCGAAAACGAGGTAATGAATCGTTTGCCAAAAAGATTACACGGTGTAGGCGTACAAAAATGGATTAGAAGACACCCTCTTTTCATTGCAGCTGCAGTATTCTTTTTATTTATGAGTGTAACGCTACTAGGTAACTATCCAAACGATAATCAGTTTTCTGTAACTAAACAACCAAATTTAGTAGTTGAAGGAGAAACGGTTATTGTTCCTGCAGGTGAAGTTGTAAAAGGCGATATCGTTGTAAAAAATGGTGATATTGTTATTGAAGGTGAAGTAGATGGAAATGTAACAGTCATTAATGGAGAATATATGGCCTCCACAGCTGTTGTAACAGGGCAAATTGAAGAGGTTGACGAAGTTTTTGAATGGATTTGGTATGAGATGAAATCGATGGCCAATGACTTTATGTCACTCTTTGACTCAGGAGAAAAAACTGATGAGTAA
- the glmM gene encoding phosphoglucosamine mutase: MGKYFGTDGVRGVANSELTPEFAFKLGRVGGYVLTKNAKDRPKVIIGRDTRISGHMLEGALVAGLLSIGVEVMRLGVISTPGVAYLTRVMNADAGVMISASHNPVADNGIKFFGPDGFKLTDAQEDEIERFIDSEEDTIPRPIGKDLGSVSDYFEGGQKYISYLKQTVDEDFVDIHVALDCAHGATSSLATHLFADLEADISSMGSSPDGLNINEGVGSTHPEKLAAYVLERGADIGLAFDGDGDRLIAVDENGKIVDGDQIMFIIGKYLNSVGRLKKNTIVSTVMSNMGFYKALEQNGMTSVKTAVGDRYVVEEMRKNDYNVGGEQSGHIVFLDYNTTGDGLLTAIQLVNIMKVTDKRLSELASEMKVFPQRLVNVRVTDKHAVTNNEKVAAVIAEVESEMSNNGRVLVRPSGTEPLVRVMVEAATEEECENYVNRIANIVREEMGLAE, from the coding sequence ATGGGAAAATATTTCGGAACTGACGGCGTCCGTGGAGTCGCTAATAGTGAATTGACGCCAGAGTTTGCATTTAAACTTGGACGAGTTGGTGGATATGTTTTAACGAAAAATGCAAAAGATCGTCCAAAAGTAATTATTGGGCGAGATACTCGAATCTCAGGTCACATGTTAGAAGGTGCTTTAGTGGCTGGCCTTTTATCAATCGGAGTAGAAGTTATGCGATTAGGCGTAATTAGTACACCAGGAGTAGCGTATTTAACACGTGTTATGAATGCGGATGCGGGTGTTATGATTTCAGCATCTCATAATCCAGTAGCAGATAACGGTATTAAATTCTTTGGTCCAGACGGTTTTAAACTTACTGATGCTCAAGAAGATGAAATTGAGCGATTTATTGACTCGGAAGAAGATACAATACCTAGACCTATCGGCAAGGATTTAGGGTCAGTTAGTGATTACTTTGAAGGTGGACAAAAATATATATCTTATCTAAAACAAACAGTAGACGAGGATTTTGTAGATATTCATGTTGCGCTTGATTGTGCACATGGAGCAACCTCTTCATTAGCAACACATTTATTTGCTGACTTAGAGGCAGATATTTCGTCTATGGGATCATCACCAGATGGGTTAAATATTAACGAAGGTGTTGGTTCAACACATCCAGAAAAACTTGCAGCATATGTACTTGAGCGCGGTGCTGATATAGGACTAGCCTTCGATGGTGATGGGGATCGCTTAATCGCCGTTGATGAAAATGGCAAAATCGTCGATGGAGATCAAATTATGTTTATTATTGGAAAATATTTAAACAGTGTTGGTCGTCTAAAGAAAAATACAATTGTTTCGACTGTCATGAGTAATATGGGATTCTATAAAGCTTTGGAACAAAACGGAATGACAAGTGTAAAAACAGCTGTAGGTGATCGTTACGTTGTAGAAGAGATGCGTAAAAATGATTATAACGTAGGTGGAGAACAATCAGGTCATATTGTATTCCTTGATTACAATACTACAGGTGATGGTTTATTAACGGCGATTCAATTAGTGAACATAATGAAAGTTACAGATAAACGATTATCTGAGCTTGCATCTGAAATGAAAGTATTCCCACAACGTTTGGTAAATGTTCGTGTTACCGATAAACATGCAGTAACTAATAACGAAAAAGTAGCTGCGGTCATCGCAGAGGTTGAATCTGAAATGAGTAATAATGGCCGAGTATTAGTTCGTCCTTCTGGTACAGAACCATTAGTCCGTGTCATGGTAGAAGCAGCCACTGAAGAAGAATGTGAAAACTATGTTAATCGAATTGCAAACATAGTACGTGAAGAAATGGGCTTAGCAGAATAA
- a CDS encoding TetR/AcrR family transcriptional regulator gives MQAQERRQERKRQLLQIALELFATRGYENTKVSDIVAKASVSQGTFYWYFESKEAICLEMLEEGQQKILEAINIGYRSTKVDVHESLRSSASIFEHIFKFAEENPFLMQIILKGIHSQTDLQAKVDAIKANMEAAFENNISRAKELNMVAEKVDPAMQAVFIMSLLEGVLSRWLFNRTSSTNVLQQKSLQQIIEETVHFEFFGIFGV, from the coding sequence TTGCAAGCACAAGAACGTAGGCAGGAAAGAAAACGGCAATTATTACAAATCGCATTAGAACTTTTTGCAACCAGAGGATATGAGAATACAAAAGTTTCTGATATCGTAGCGAAAGCCAGTGTTTCCCAAGGTACGTTCTATTGGTACTTCGAAAGTAAGGAAGCAATTTGCTTAGAGATGCTAGAAGAAGGTCAGCAAAAAATATTAGAAGCAATTAATATTGGATATCGTTCGACAAAAGTTGATGTTCATGAATCATTAAGATCTTCTGCAAGTATTTTTGAACATATTTTTAAATTCGCTGAAGAAAATCCATTTTTAATGCAAATTATTTTAAAGGGAATCCATTCCCAGACGGATTTACAAGCAAAAGTCGATGCGATTAAAGCGAATATGGAAGCTGCTTTTGAGAACAATATAAGTAGAGCGAAAGAATTAAATATGGTAGCTGAAAAAGTAGATCCCGCTATGCAAGCTGTTTTTATCATGAGTCTTCTTGAAGGTGTTTTATCAAGATGGCTATTTAATAGAACATCTTCAACTAATGTTTTGCAACAAAAATCACTACAACAAATAATTGAGGAAACAGTACATTTTGAATTCTTTGGGATATTCGGTGTATAA
- the glmS gene encoding glutamine--fructose-6-phosphate transaminase (isomerizing): MCGIVGYNGELDSKEILLKGLEKLEYRGYDSAGIALHNAEGITVFKEKGRIADLRTAVNDDVIAHIGIGHTRWATHGVPNKLNAHPHKSASGRFTLVHNGVIENYHLLQKAYLKGIQMQSDTDTEVIVQLVELFANEGLSTVDAFRKTLSLLHGSYALALLDSEDENTIYVAKNKSPLLVGVGDGFNVVASDAMAMLQVTDQFIELRDKEVVLVHKDRVEISTLDGRQIERKPFKAELDMSDIEKGTYPHYMLKEMDEQPAVVRKIIQAYENENGDLAIDQNILDAISNADRLYIIAAGTSYHAGLLGKQYFEKLAGIPVEVHISSEFGYNMPLLSEKPLFIFITQSGETADSRQVLVKIKEQGYPALTITNVPGSTLSREADYTLLLHAGPEIAVASTKAYVAQLAVLAVAAYVTGKSAGKNMDFDLKTELAIAANGIQSMIDLKDELEQIAEDYLKIARNAFFIGRNADFYVSLEGALKLKEISYIQAEGFAGGELKHGTIALIEDGTPVFALVTQEQVALNIRGNVKEVVARGANACIISMEGLEEEGDRLIIPKVHPLLTPLVSVIPLQLISYYAALHRRCDVDKPRNLAKSVTVE, encoded by the coding sequence ATGTGTGGTATCGTAGGATATAATGGCGAATTAGATTCGAAAGAGATTTTATTAAAAGGTCTAGAAAAATTAGAATACCGTGGCTATGATTCAGCCGGTATTGCTCTTCACAATGCAGAAGGAATTACAGTCTTTAAAGAAAAAGGTCGTATTGCTGACTTAAGAACAGCCGTAAATGACGATGTAATTGCGCACATCGGAATTGGCCATACTCGATGGGCAACACATGGTGTTCCTAATAAATTAAATGCGCATCCTCATAAAAGTGCATCTGGCCGATTTACTTTAGTTCATAACGGGGTAATTGAAAACTATCACTTACTACAAAAAGCTTATTTAAAAGGTATCCAAATGCAATCAGATACAGATACAGAGGTAATCGTACAACTTGTTGAATTATTCGCAAATGAAGGGTTATCTACTGTTGATGCATTCCGCAAAACGTTATCTTTATTACACGGTTCATATGCATTAGCTTTATTAGACAGTGAAGATGAAAACACAATTTACGTTGCGAAAAATAAATCACCATTACTTGTGGGTGTTGGTGACGGGTTTAACGTAGTTGCTTCTGATGCTATGGCAATGTTACAAGTAACAGATCAATTCATTGAACTTCGTGATAAAGAAGTAGTACTAGTTCACAAAGATCGTGTTGAAATTTCGACATTAGATGGTCGTCAAATTGAGCGTAAACCATTCAAAGCAGAATTAGATATGAGTGATATTGAAAAAGGAACATATCCTCACTACATGCTTAAAGAAATGGATGAGCAACCAGCTGTTGTCCGTAAAATTATTCAAGCTTATGAAAATGAAAACGGAGATTTAGCAATTGATCAAAATATTTTAGATGCAATTTCTAATGCTGACCGTTTATATATTATTGCAGCAGGAACTAGCTACCATGCTGGTTTACTTGGAAAGCAATACTTTGAAAAATTAGCTGGGATTCCGGTTGAAGTTCATATTTCAAGTGAGTTCGGCTATAATATGCCTTTATTATCAGAGAAACCTTTATTTATTTTCATTACGCAATCAGGAGAAACTGCAGATAGCCGCCAAGTATTAGTGAAAATTAAAGAACAAGGTTACCCAGCATTAACAATTACAAATGTTCCGGGATCAACTTTATCACGTGAAGCAGATTATACTTTATTATTACATGCAGGGCCTGAAATTGCTGTAGCTTCAACAAAGGCTTATGTTGCACAATTAGCGGTATTGGCTGTTGCAGCGTATGTTACAGGGAAATCTGCAGGTAAAAACATGGATTTTGATTTAAAAACTGAATTAGCAATTGCGGCGAATGGTATTCAATCAATGATTGATTTAAAAGATGAATTAGAGCAAATTGCAGAAGATTATTTAAAAATTGCTCGCAATGCATTCTTTATTGGACGTAATGCTGACTTCTATGTAAGTTTAGAAGGTGCTCTTAAATTAAAAGAAATTTCATATATCCAAGCAGAAGGCTTTGCTGGGGGCGAATTAAAGCATGGCACAATTGCTTTAATTGAAGATGGCACACCTGTGTTTGCCCTTGTAACACAGGAGCAAGTTGCTTTAAATATCCGTGGTAATGTAAAAGAAGTAGTAGCGCGCGGAGCAAATGCATGTATTATTTCAATGGAAGGACTTGAGGAAGAAGGCGATCGTCTAATTATCCCAAAAGTACATCCTTTATTAACACCGCTAGTTTCAGTTATTCCATTACAATTAATTAGTTATTACGCAGCACTTCACCGTCGCTGTGATGTCGATAAACCACGTAACTTAGCTAAATCTGTAACGGTTGAATAA
- a CDS encoding CdaR family protein: MDKLFDSYWVLRVTALVLAILLFLYVKAELNDDDQNNTTSNTDVDIITDVELEVYYDDENLIVSGLPKTVDVTIEGPKPIVLQTKLAKDFKVFVDLNSLLIGEHQVTIDYENLSDKLDVSIEPKTVDVVIEEKVTAEMRVEPEMNNRLIHEGYELNGMIADPGTVFITGAKSVIESISYVKATVTGEPGIKAPFEQNANVKVLDSNLNKLDVVIEPESVKVKVDVYEYKREIPIVIKQKGSPPKGVTIRRLISESNRITVYGPKSIIDAFAELVVEFDVSEIEESKVYKVDLSLPNGATRLSSKTIDIQVDLNRVVPKVEPEETPTTSPNNTNNTGGADTGTTETETETDVNVEDNTNEQPLQ, from the coding sequence ATGGATAAACTATTTGATAGTTATTGGGTATTGAGAGTTACGGCTCTTGTCTTAGCAATACTGCTTTTCTTATATGTAAAAGCGGAGTTAAATGATGATGACCAAAATAATACGACGTCAAATACCGATGTGGACATTATTACTGATGTTGAACTTGAGGTATATTATGACGATGAAAACCTAATTGTATCAGGGCTGCCAAAAACGGTAGATGTGACAATAGAAGGACCGAAACCAATTGTTTTACAAACAAAACTAGCGAAGGATTTTAAAGTATTTGTAGACTTAAATTCATTGCTAATCGGTGAACATCAAGTGACAATTGATTATGAAAATCTGTCAGATAAACTCGATGTATCCATCGAACCAAAGACCGTAGATGTTGTCATTGAGGAGAAAGTAACGGCTGAAATGCGTGTAGAACCGGAAATGAATAACCGCTTAATACATGAGGGTTATGAATTAAACGGTATGATAGCTGATCCCGGTACTGTGTTTATAACCGGAGCTAAAAGTGTCATCGAGAGTATCAGCTATGTAAAAGCAACGGTAACAGGTGAACCTGGGATCAAAGCTCCTTTTGAACAGAATGCTAATGTAAAAGTTCTAGATAGTAATTTAAACAAGCTTGATGTCGTCATAGAACCGGAAAGTGTAAAAGTGAAAGTCGATGTTTACGAATATAAACGTGAAATCCCGATTGTCATCAAACAAAAGGGAAGTCCACCTAAGGGCGTAACCATTAGGCGCTTAATCTCTGAAAGTAACCGGATTACAGTGTATGGACCAAAATCTATCATTGACGCATTTGCAGAATTAGTCGTAGAATTTGACGTATCGGAAATTGAAGAATCTAAGGTTTACAAGGTTGACCTAAGTTTACCAAATGGAGCGACAAGACTTTCATCTAAAACAATCGATATCCAGGTAGATCTCAACCGTGTGGTTCCAAAAGTTGAACCAGAGGAAACACCAACAACATCCCCTAATAATACGAATAATACGGGTGGAGCAGATACAGGAACAACAGAAACTGAAACAGAAACAGATGTAAATGTGGAAGATAATACAAATGAACAACCATTACAATAA
- a CDS encoding transporter substrate-binding domain-containing protein yields the protein MKKAKWLMSLVAVSSLALAACGNNTTKETEDKELNALEEIQQEGKMTVGIMGTYAPYNFLNENKEYDGFDVDIAKELAERIDVEAEFVAQDFSGLIPGLQKDKFDILVSQVTITEERQKQIDFTEPYITNQVKVIVKEDNSDIQSVKDFPGKTIGVGLGTNDETYLRTELMPEVGDFKINTYDDVITTLKDLDAGRIDATINNTYALKPIIKENGYAVKAVGDAIKSDKAAVAVKKGNTELVDALNTALEEMKADGTYEEIFVKWFDEAPPAE from the coding sequence ATGAAAAAAGCAAAATGGTTAATGTCACTTGTAGCCGTTTCGTCACTTGCATTAGCTGCATGTGGCAACAATACAACGAAAGAAACGGAAGACAAAGAGTTAAACGCCCTTGAAGAGATTCAACAAGAAGGAAAAATGACTGTGGGTATTATGGGAACCTACGCTCCATATAACTTCTTAAATGAAAATAAAGAATACGATGGGTTTGACGTGGATATAGCGAAAGAATTAGCAGAACGTATAGATGTTGAAGCAGAATTTGTAGCACAAGATTTCTCAGGACTAATACCAGGTTTACAAAAAGATAAATTCGACATTTTAGTCAGCCAAGTAACGATTACAGAAGAACGACAAAAACAAATTGACTTTACAGAACCTTATATTACAAACCAAGTAAAAGTAATTGTGAAAGAAGACAATTCGGATATTCAATCGGTAAAGGATTTCCCAGGAAAAACAATCGGGGTTGGTTTAGGTACTAATGATGAAACGTATTTACGTACAGAATTAATGCCAGAAGTTGGTGACTTTAAGATTAATACGTACGATGATGTGATTACAACATTAAAAGACCTAGATGCAGGACGAATTGATGCCACTATTAACAATACCTACGCATTAAAACCAATCATTAAGGAAAATGGCTATGCCGTAAAAGCGGTAGGTGATGCTATTAAATCTGACAAAGCGGCAGTTGCAGTTAAAAAAGGGAACACAGAACTTGTTGATGCTTTAAATACTGCACTTGAAGAAATGAAAGCAGATGGAACGTATGAAGAAATCTTTGTAAAATGGTTTGACGAAGCGCCACCAGCAGAGTAA
- the cdaA gene encoding diadenylate cyclase CdaA produces the protein MQIIEQFIDLTPVSVVFSFLDVLLVWYVIYKLLTLIKGTKAVQLLKGLFFIVIARIVTEIFALDTLGWLLQEVIDWGFLAIIIIFTPEIRRALEQIGRGKIFQRATNQLEDEQSRLIEAMKKAVSYMAKRRIGALISIEKETGLNEYIETGIKLDADITSELLINIFIPNTPLHDGAVIMKKDKITAAACYLPLSESPFISKELGTRHRAALGLSEVTDAITIVVSEETGAVSLTRNGNLYRNLSIEEFEEQLRKMWFGPDQDSEVASKWTWRGKKNG, from the coding sequence ATGCAAATTATTGAGCAATTTATAGACTTAACTCCTGTAAGTGTTGTTTTTAGCTTTTTAGATGTACTTCTCGTTTGGTACGTTATATATAAACTTCTAACCCTCATTAAAGGAACAAAAGCTGTTCAATTGTTAAAAGGGCTATTCTTTATTGTTATAGCAAGAATTGTTACGGAAATATTTGCCCTTGATACACTAGGATGGTTGCTTCAGGAGGTAATTGATTGGGGATTCCTCGCAATTATTATTATTTTTACTCCTGAAATTCGGCGTGCTTTAGAGCAAATAGGGAGAGGGAAGATATTTCAAAGGGCAACTAATCAACTTGAAGATGAGCAATCTCGCCTTATTGAGGCAATGAAGAAGGCAGTCAGTTATATGGCGAAACGTCGAATTGGTGCGCTAATATCTATTGAGAAAGAAACCGGTCTTAATGAATATATTGAAACCGGTATAAAATTAGATGCGGATATTACCTCTGAACTGTTAATTAATATTTTTATCCCAAATACCCCGTTACATGACGGTGCAGTCATCATGAAGAAGGATAAAATCACTGCTGCTGCATGTTATTTACCTCTATCAGAAAGTCCGTTTATTTCAAAAGAGTTAGGTACACGTCATAGAGCCGCACTGGGATTAAGTGAAGTAACTGACGCGATAACAATTGTTGTGTCAGAAGAAACAGGTGCTGTAAGCTTAACGAGAAATGGTAACCTATACAGGAATCTTTCTATTGAGGAATTTGAGGAACAATTACGTAAAATGTGGTTTGGGCCCGATCAAGATTCGGAAGTAGCCTCTAAGTGGACTTGGAGGGGGAAAAAGAATGGATAA
- a CDS encoding MFS transporter, with protein MENGYKGTNKMIIGIVFGVITFWLFAQSMVNVVPDVQADLGVSIGTLNIAISLAALFSGLFIVAAGGLADKVGRKKIAVIGFILSIIGSLCLVFAQGAMLLVIGRIIQGVSAAFIMPSTIALMKAYFEGADRQRALSFWSIGSWGGSGFASFAGGAIATSLGWRWIFIFSIVFAIVGLFLLKDTPESKQESSGKFQFDYAGLGIFIVTMLALNLFINYGADWGWTSVNTIIALAVAVIGLIVFIKVEKSKKVALVDFAVFKNKAYTGATISNFLLNAIAGALIVTNTYVQQGRGFTSLQSGILSLGYLFVVLAMIRVGEKILQKVGAKKPMVWGSIITTVGVAMMALTFLPGFTYTVVVFIGFALYGLGLGLYATPSTDTSVSNAPSDKVGQAAGVYKMASSLGGAFGVAISATAYGAVAASGDYHTAGLVGLIVNIIFGVLSVVSIMFLVPNNAGKTAATSKKVSKKLAMGAK; from the coding sequence ATGGAAAATGGTTATAAAGGCACAAACAAAATGATTATTGGTATTGTGTTCGGTGTTATTACGTTCTGGTTATTTGCTCAATCGATGGTTAATGTTGTTCCGGATGTACAAGCAGATTTAGGCGTATCCATCGGAACACTAAACATAGCAATTAGTTTAGCTGCCTTATTCTCAGGTCTATTTATCGTTGCAGCAGGTGGTCTTGCGGATAAAGTTGGGCGCAAAAAAATAGCGGTTATTGGGTTTATTTTAAGTATTATTGGTTCATTATGTTTAGTATTTGCTCAAGGTGCAATGTTATTAGTTATTGGACGTATTATTCAAGGGGTTTCTGCTGCGTTCATTATGCCATCAACAATTGCTTTGATGAAAGCGTATTTTGAAGGTGCAGATCGCCAACGTGCATTAAGTTTCTGGTCAATCGGTTCTTGGGGTGGTTCAGGTTTCGCTTCATTCGCAGGTGGGGCCATTGCAACATCATTAGGTTGGAGATGGATCTTCATTTTCTCAATTGTCTTTGCAATCGTTGGATTATTCTTATTGAAAGATACACCAGAAAGCAAACAAGAATCATCTGGTAAGTTCCAATTTGACTATGCTGGTTTAGGAATCTTTATTGTTACAATGTTAGCATTAAATTTATTTATTAACTACGGTGCGGATTGGGGTTGGACAAGTGTTAATACAATAATCGCTCTAGCGGTTGCTGTGATTGGTTTAATTGTGTTCATTAAAGTTGAAAAAAGTAAAAAGGTTGCTTTAGTTGATTTTGCAGTTTTTAAAAACAAAGCATACACAGGTGCGACAATTTCTAACTTCTTACTTAACGCAATTGCTGGTGCGTTAATCGTTACAAATACTTATGTACAACAAGGTAGAGGCTTCACTTCTTTACAATCAGGTATTTTATCATTAGGTTACTTATTTGTTGTATTAGCAATGATTCGTGTTGGTGAAAAAATCCTACAAAAAGTCGGAGCTAAGAAGCCTATGGTTTGGGGCAGCATAATTACTACAGTTGGTGTTGCTATGATGGCATTAACATTTTTACCAGGCTTTACTTATACAGTTGTTGTATTTATCGGATTTGCTTTATATGGACTAGGTTTAGGACTTTATGCAACACCTTCAACAGATACATCTGTATCAAATGCACCTTCAGACAAAGTAGGTCAAGCAGCTGGCGTTTATAAAATGGCAAGTTCATTAGGCGGAGCATTTGGTGTTGCAATTTCAGCAACAGCCTATGGTGCGGTAGCAGCAAGTGGAGATTATCATACAGCAGGTTTAGTAGGGTTAATCGTTAATATCATTTTCGGTGTTCTGTCAGTTGTATCTATAATGTTCCTTGTTCCTAATAATGCAGGTAAGACAGCAGCAACTTCTAAAAAAGTAAGTAAAAAACTAGCAATGGGCGCAAAATAA
- a CDS encoding type 1 glutamine amidotransferase domain-containing protein, which produces MAKIATLITDKFEDIEFTSPKEALEAAGHTVVTIDKEGNKSIRGKQGEVRVEIDFGISDVNPEEFDALFIPGGFSPDLLRDDDRVVAFAKSFMKEMKPVFAICHGPQLLITARSLEGRDITGYKSIQVDLENAGAKFRDEEVVVCQNQLVTSRTPQDLPAFNREIVNVLKEREV; this is translated from the coding sequence ATGGCAAAAATAGCAACTTTAATAACAGACAAATTTGAGGATATTGAATTTACAAGTCCGAAAGAAGCACTTGAAGCTGCAGGTCATACAGTTGTAACGATTGATAAAGAAGGAAATAAATCGATTAGAGGAAAACAAGGAGAAGTAAGAGTCGAGATCGATTTTGGTATTTCAGATGTAAATCCAGAAGAGTTCGATGCACTTTTTATTCCGGGTGGATTCTCGCCAGATTTACTTCGTGATGATGATCGAGTTGTGGCATTTGCAAAATCATTTATGAAAGAAATGAAGCCTGTTTTTGCCATTTGCCATGGACCACAGCTGTTAATTACAGCTAGATCTTTAGAGGGCCGAGACATTACAGGATATAAATCAATCCAAGTAGATTTAGAAAATGCGGGCGCGAAATTCCGTGATGAAGAAGTAGTTGTTTGTCAAAATCAACTAGTTACAAGTAGAACTCCTCAGGATCTTCCTGCTTTTAATCGTGAAATTGTTAATGTGCTAAAGGAAAGAGAAGTATAA